The proteins below come from a single Ailuropoda melanoleuca isolate Jingjing chromosome 1, ASM200744v2, whole genome shotgun sequence genomic window:
- the GET1 gene encoding guided entry of tail-anchored proteins factor 1 isoform X1: protein MSGAEADRWAWLLVLSFVFGCNVLRILLPSLSSFMSRLLQKDAEQEAQMRAEIQDMKQELSTVNMMDEFARYARLERKINKMTDKLKTHVKARTAQLAKIKWVISVAFYILQAALMVSLIWKYYSVPVAVVPSKWITPLDRLVAFPTRVAGGVGITCWILVCNKVVAIVLHPFS from the exons ATGAGCGGCGCGGAGGCCGACCGCTGGGCGTGGCTGCTGGTGCTCAGCTTCGTGTTTGGGTGCAACGTCCTCAGGATCCTCCTCCCGTCCCTCTCCTCCTTC ATGTCCAGGCTGCTGCAGAAGGATGCCGAGCAGGAGGCACAGATGAGAGCAGAGATCCAGGACATGAAGCAGGAGCTCTCCACTGTCAACATGATGGATGAATTTGCCAGATACGCCAGGCTGGAGAGAAAGATCAACAAGATGACGGATAAGCTTAAAACTCACG tgaaAGCTCGGACAGCTCAACTGGCCAAGATAAAATGGGTTATAAGTGTTGCCTTCTATATATTGCAA GCTGCCTTGATGGTGTCGCTCATCTGGAAGTATTACTCTGTCCCCGTGGCTGTGGTACCGAGCAAGTGGATCACCCCGCTAGACCGCCTGGTAGCCTTTCCTACTAGAGTAGCAG GTGGCGTTGGAATTACCTGTTGGATTTTAGTCTGTAATAAGGTTGTGGCGATCGTGCTTCACCCTTTCAGCTGA
- the GET1 gene encoding guided entry of tail-anchored proteins factor 1 isoform X2 has protein sequence MMSRLLQKDAEQEAQMRAEIQDMKQELSTVNMMDEFARYARLERKINKMTDKLKTHVKARTAQLAKIKWVISVAFYILQAALMVSLIWKYYSVPVAVVPSKWITPLDRLVAFPTRVAGGVGITCWILVCNKVVAIVLHPFS, from the exons atg ATGTCCAGGCTGCTGCAGAAGGATGCCGAGCAGGAGGCACAGATGAGAGCAGAGATCCAGGACATGAAGCAGGAGCTCTCCACTGTCAACATGATGGATGAATTTGCCAGATACGCCAGGCTGGAGAGAAAGATCAACAAGATGACGGATAAGCTTAAAACTCACG tgaaAGCTCGGACAGCTCAACTGGCCAAGATAAAATGGGTTATAAGTGTTGCCTTCTATATATTGCAA GCTGCCTTGATGGTGTCGCTCATCTGGAAGTATTACTCTGTCCCCGTGGCTGTGGTACCGAGCAAGTGGATCACCCCGCTAGACCGCCTGGTAGCCTTTCCTACTAGAGTAGCAG GTGGCGTTGGAATTACCTGTTGGATTTTAGTCTGTAATAAGGTTGTGGCGATCGTGCTTCACCCTTTCAGCTGA